In the genome of Terriglobia bacterium, the window CGGAAGGGGTTCGGGAAGTAGCGGGTCTAGCTTTCGCCATCGGCGGCCGAAACAGCACAGAACAGGCAAAATTACGTATTGATAGCTGGGAGGACTCTTGCGACTATGCTTCTGCATGGCCGGAAGGCATTTCATCCCTTACGCCCACCTCTGCTTTACCATATTGCTGGCTTTCGTCCCCGCATTTGCAGCGAAGACCGCGAGCGTTGCAGGTGTCATCCACACGGTAGGCACCGATAATGTCCAAACGCTTTGGCCCGGCGCACGCCTATCGCTGAAGAATTTGAGCACCAACACGGAAATCTCGACAGTTTCAGACAACCTGGGCGCCTATGCCTTCACCGGACTTCTAGCCGGTGACTATGAGGTCACGGTCACACTTGCTGGATTCAGCCCTGCCACCCGACGCGTAACGCTGAGCGAAGGAGACAAGAAGCAACTCGACTTTCAGCTGGTGGTGGCGCCGCAAAGGCAATCAATCACCGTCATCGGCAATCCGGCGACGGTAGATGTCACCTCCACCAGCACCGCTGCACCCGCGATCACTTCTCAGACCTTACGATCGGTCGTCCGCATGAATCAAGATTTCCAAGATGCCCTTCCGCTTATTCCCGGCGTAGTCCGCGGACCGGACGGGGGAATACGCATCAAGGGTGGACGCACCAACCAGGCAAACACCCTGGTAAACAGCGCCAGTGTCGCTGATCCTTTCACGGGACAACCGGCTCTCCGTCTGCCCGCTATCGCAGTACAGTCCATTGAAGTCCTCTCTAATCCTTTTTCAGCTGAGTACGGACGCTTCGGCAGTGGTGTGGTGAAGATTGCCACGCGTGGGGGCATCGACAGGTGGAAGTGGCTGTTTGAAGATCCGATCCCGAGATTTCGGTGGATCGATGGCAGCACCCACGGCATCGAAAGCGCATCCCCGCACGTCACCTTTGCCGGGCCGATAAAACGCAGCCGCCTTTACCTATTCCAATCGGTCTATTACGGATATGACGCACTGCGAGTTTGGTCGTTACCCAACCCAGACAATGTCCGCGTGCAGGAATTAGTGAACACATTTACGCAGGTGGACTGGAATAACACTCCCAGTCAGCATCTCGCCTTTCTCCTCACCGTCGATCCACAGGAGACCAAGTTCGCTAATATTGACACCTTCAACCCACAACCGGTAACCGAGAATTATCGCCAGCGCAGCTTTTTCACCTCGGCCACTCACCGATGGATTCTTCCGCAGGGCGGATTTCTCGAGTCACTCTTCTCTGCCAAGCGGTTGGATTCACGTCTGGTCCCCGCCGACCTTTCCGCCGAGGTCATGACGCTATTTCCAGACCAGAACTCCGGGAAATTCTTCGCGAGTCAGGATCGCCGAACGCGACTTTATCAGTGGTCTCAGACGTTTCATCTCTGGCCCATCCAATCGGCCGGTCGCCACATGCTCGCTGCCGGTTATTCCTATGCGCGATCGACCTTCGACGGAGAAATCAGCAACACGCCAGTTCGAGCACTTCGCGGCGACGGTACTTTGAGCAGCAGCATTGCCTTCGACCAGGCAAGACCGACCTCGCGTGCCAAGAATGACTTGGCCATCTTCGTTCAAGACACCTGGCAAATACGACAGCGCCTGTCGGTCGATCTGGGAGTGCGTATCGATCGCGACAGTTTGTCCGCCGAGCCTCTTAATGTTGCACCGCGTTTCGGATTTGTAGTGGCGCCCACCGCAGACGGTCGTACTGCGATACGCGGAGGATTCGGCGTTTTTTTCGACAAGATTCCCCTCAACGTCGCGAACTTCCTGCATTTTCCGGCGCGCATGATAACGGCATATTCCCTCGACGGTACCACCCCAGTCGGCGCCCCAATTTACTTCCCGCATGCTATCGCAACCCGTGACGGACTGGTGCGCGTTCCGTATCAACTGGGCTGGACGCTCCAATTCGATCGGGAACTTCGGAGTGGAATGCTGATGCGTTTGGGATACGAGCAACGTGAAGGGTATCGGGACTTCTACCTCGACCCGGTTCAATCCCAAGGCTCATCTCAGCTCGATCTCCACAACAATGGTCGCCAGAAATATCGTGAGTTCTTAGCCATGGTTCGCTGGGAACCTAACCAGGGATTTGTGCTCTACGCAAGCTACGTACGCTCACTCGCCAAAGGCGAGCTCAACGATTATGGACAGTTCTTTGGCAACTTTCCCGCCCCGCTGATTCGTGGCAACCAGTTCGGACCGCTCTCATCGGATGCGCCTGATCGCTTGCTTTGCTGGGGCGTCGTGCCCATATCTAAACGCATCATTCGGCTACCGGAAAAGGTCGAATTTGTTCCCGTGCTCGATCTGCACACAGGATTCCCTTATTCGCAGCTCGACGAGAACTGGAATTATGTTGGCAGGCGCAACGAAACCGGACGGCGCCCTACCTTCGTTGGTCTCGATACCAAGTTTCAATATCCCATAAAGTTCACCTGGCACAAACGCCGGATTCGGTTTCGCGCCGCGCTCACAATTAACAACGTCCTGAACCACTTTAATCCGCGCGACGTCCAGCAGTATGGCCCTTCGCCAGCCTTTGGCCATTTCTACAACTCCGTTGGCCGGCAATTCCGGATTGATGGCGATTTCGATTTCTAGAAAGGACGAACCGGCGATTGATCGAGAAGGGACGACTGGCCGCTGGCGCCGTCATCGTGTACATTTCCCGCATGCGACGATTTGCGCTCATTGCCCTTCTTGCCCTGACCCCGACGCTACTTCCCGCCCAAAACACCTGGACTGATGCCCGCAAGCAGGAGATGGCCAATCGCGTTCGCCAGGAATTCCTCCACGCGTGGAATGGATACAAGACGTACGCGTGGGGACACGATGAGTTGCGGCCGATCTCGCGGACTCCGAAGGACTGGTACGGTCCTTCCCTGCTCATGACGCCTGTCGATGCGCTCGACACGATGACGCTGATGGGTCTCAACGACGAAGCGGCGACGACGCGCGACTACATCGCCGAACATCTCAATTTTAACCGGGACATTTACGTCAAGAATTTCGAGATCACGATTCGCCTGCTCGGGGGACTGCTCAGTAATTACCAACTCAGCGGAGACAAGCGCCTGCTGGTACTCGCACAAGATCTCGGTAATCGCCTGCTGCCGGCGTTCAACTCGCCGACGGGAATGCCATACGTTTTCGTGAACCTGAAGACGGGTGCGACGAAGGGAGCCGTCAGCAATCCAGCCGAAGTCGGAACGCTGCTGCTGGAGTTCGGCACTCTGAGCAAGCTGACCGGCAATCCTGTGTATTACGACAAGACGAAGCGGGCCGTGGTTGCGGTTTACGACCGACGTTCGCCGATTGGGTTGGTCGGCACCTCTATCAATGTCGAGACCGGCCAATGGGTAGACACAGCCAGCCATATCAGCGGCATGATCGATTCATACTACGAGTACCTCTTGAAGGCCTCCATCTTGTTCGATGACCAGGATTGCGCGCGCATGTGGAAGGAAAGCATTGCGGCGGTCAACAGGTATGTGGCCGACGACGTGCGCGGGGAACTCTGGTACGGACAAGTGGACATGAATACCGGCAAGCGCGTCTCAACTCACTATGGTGCGCTCGATGCGTTCTTCCCGGCGGTGCTGGCACTGAGCGGCGACCTGGATCGCGCGAAGCGGTTGCAGGATTCGAGTTACAAGATGTGGAGCGTCGCTGGCGTCGAAC includes:
- a CDS encoding glycoside hydrolase family 47 protein, translated to MIEKGRLAAGAVIVYISRMRRFALIALLALTPTLLPAQNTWTDARKQEMANRVRQEFLHAWNGYKTYAWGHDELRPISRTPKDWYGPSLLMTPVDALDTMTLMGLNDEAATTRDYIAEHLNFNRDIYVKNFEITIRLLGGLLSNYQLSGDKRLLVLAQDLGNRLLPAFNSPTGMPYVFVNLKTGATKGAVSNPAEVGTLLLEFGTLSKLTGNPVYYDKTKRAVVAVYDRRSPIGLVGTSINVETGQWVDTASHISGMIDSYYEYLLKASILFDDQDCARMWKESIAAVNRYVADDVRGELWYGQVDMNTGKRVSTHYGALDAFFPAVLALSGDLDRAKRLQDSSYKMWSVAGVEPEEIDYTTMKITDPAYPLRPEIIESTYYLYFFTGDSKYLDMGQTYFDALQKYCRTGDAYASLKNVETKEKANSMESFFFAETLKYFYLLYAPRSTFDLKTSVFNTEAHPLKLTVKASLSREISSFGSVP
- a CDS encoding TonB-dependent receptor, with translation MRLCFCMAGRHFIPYAHLCFTILLAFVPAFAAKTASVAGVIHTVGTDNVQTLWPGARLSLKNLSTNTEISTVSDNLGAYAFTGLLAGDYEVTVTLAGFSPATRRVTLSEGDKKQLDFQLVVAPQRQSITVIGNPATVDVTSTSTAAPAITSQTLRSVVRMNQDFQDALPLIPGVVRGPDGGIRIKGGRTNQANTLVNSASVADPFTGQPALRLPAIAVQSIEVLSNPFSAEYGRFGSGVVKIATRGGIDRWKWLFEDPIPRFRWIDGSTHGIESASPHVTFAGPIKRSRLYLFQSVYYGYDALRVWSLPNPDNVRVQELVNTFTQVDWNNTPSQHLAFLLTVDPQETKFANIDTFNPQPVTENYRQRSFFTSATHRWILPQGGFLESLFSAKRLDSRLVPADLSAEVMTLFPDQNSGKFFASQDRRTRLYQWSQTFHLWPIQSAGRHMLAAGYSYARSTFDGEISNTPVRALRGDGTLSSSIAFDQARPTSRAKNDLAIFVQDTWQIRQRLSVDLGVRIDRDSLSAEPLNVAPRFGFVVAPTADGRTAIRGGFGVFFDKIPLNVANFLHFPARMITAYSLDGTTPVGAPIYFPHAIATRDGLVRVPYQLGWTLQFDRELRSGMLMRLGYEQREGYRDFYLDPVQSQGSSQLDLHNNGRQKYREFLAMVRWEPNQGFVLYASYVRSLAKGELNDYGQFFGNFPAPLIRGNQFGPLSSDAPDRLLCWGVVPISKRIIRLPEKVEFVPVLDLHTGFPYSQLDENWNYVGRRNETGRRPTFVGLDTKFQYPIKFTWHKRRIRFRAALTINNVLNHFNPRDVQQYGPSPAFGHFYNSVGRQFRIDGDFDF